CAAACAATATGACAAAATTGATTTAATGGCCTTGGGAATAGCTATAATATGTCTTTCTGCTAGTTATTGGTTAGTGAGAAAATCCCACGAAGATAAGTAAATAGTACAATAAATAGGGATAACAAAAGTATTTAGACGATGGTAAAAGAAAAAGAAGTAATAGGGGTAGATTTAGGCGGTACAGCTATTAAATTTGGACGTTTTTTGCTAGATGGTACTTGTTTAGAGTCTTTTAGTATTCCCACTCCTCAACCTGCAACCCCTGAAGATGTGATAAGTGCGATCGCCCTTACCGTAAACAAAATAAATCCAGAAAAAAATACCATCGCCTTAGGAATTGGAGTGCCGGGGGCTACCGATGCAGGGGGAAGAATCGCCAAAGTAGCCATTAATTTAAGCGGATGGCATGACGTACCCCTTGCCCAAGAATTAGAAGCAAAAACAGGGCTAAAAACCACCATTTGTAACGATGCCAATTGTGCTGGATTAGGAGAAGCATGGCTAGGGGCAGGAAAAAACTATCAAAATTTAATCTTACTCACCATTGGCACAGGGGTAGGGGGAGCAATTATTCTCAATGGTAAACTATTTGTAGGACATAACGGAGCAGCGGGGGAATTAGGTTTAGTCACCTTCAATCCCCATGGGCATCCCTGCAACAGCGGAAATAAAGGCTCATTTGAACAACACGCCTCCGCCACGGCTATCTATCGTGACACAGGCAAAAAACCCTCAGAATGGG
This window of the Cyanobacterium stanieri LEGE 03274 genome carries:
- a CDS encoding ROK family protein, which translates into the protein MVKEKEVIGVDLGGTAIKFGRFLLDGTCLESFSIPTPQPATPEDVISAIALTVNKINPEKNTIALGIGVPGATDAGGRIAKVAINLSGWHDVPLAQELEAKTGLKTTICNDANCAGLGEAWLGAGKNYQNLILLTIGTGVGGAIILNGKLFVGHNGAAGELGLVTFNPHGHPCNSGNKGSFEQHASATAIYRDTGKKPSEWGELAKKNDPQALQFWQDYGKTLGTGLATYIYIFSPEAILIGGGVSASAEYFLPSAWQEVEKRVLPSSREGLKLMVAQLGNDAGMVGAAKLAWQLQEDKSS